The following coding sequences are from one Mycobacterium bourgelatii window:
- a CDS encoding cytochrome P450, giving the protein MSDFEAVDFFSDESLVADPYPYFDHLRSKCPVTQATPMNVLAVTGYDEAMAVYRNPAFSSCNSLAGPFSGLPISPDGGDDVTELIEQHRHLAPMAEHISNQDPPLHTRTRGLLNKLLTPKRLKENEDFMWRLADQQLDTFIKRGSCEFLADYAKPFALLVVADLLGVPVEDRDEFQVVFGQQIAGELGEGTTAHNPLEWLDEKFYSYIENRRREPRGDVLTELAQAKYEDGSTPDIEDVMHVSTFLFAAGTETTTKLVSAAVRIIGEDPQIQASLREDRSKIPAFLEETLRMESPVKAHFRLARTTTTVGDVEVPAGTTVMLLPGACNRDERKFNDPNTFRPDRPNVREQIAFIRGPHSCPGAPLARAEARISTNRILDRLGDIAISEEHHGPASQRHYDYEPTFILRGLRELYVTFTPLD; this is encoded by the coding sequence GATGAATCGCTGGTGGCAGATCCGTATCCGTATTTCGACCATCTGCGTTCCAAATGCCCTGTCACACAGGCGACACCGATGAACGTCTTAGCGGTTACCGGATACGACGAGGCCATGGCGGTTTACCGGAACCCGGCGTTCTCGTCGTGCAATTCCTTGGCCGGTCCGTTCTCCGGGTTGCCGATCAGTCCGGACGGTGGCGACGACGTCACAGAGTTGATCGAGCAGCATCGCCACCTAGCGCCCATGGCCGAACACATCTCGAATCAGGATCCGCCGCTACACACCAGGACCAGAGGTCTGCTGAACAAGTTGCTCACGCCGAAGCGCCTCAAGGAGAACGAGGACTTCATGTGGCGATTGGCCGACCAGCAACTCGACACGTTCATCAAGCGAGGCAGTTGCGAGTTCTTGGCAGATTATGCGAAGCCGTTCGCGCTGCTGGTGGTTGCCGATTTGCTAGGTGTCCCAGTCGAAGATCGTGATGAATTCCAGGTCGTGTTCGGACAGCAGATCGCCGGGGAACTGGGCGAGGGCACGACGGCTCACAATCCCCTGGAGTGGCTCGACGAAAAGTTCTACTCCTACATCGAGAACCGTAGGCGTGAACCGCGCGGCGATGTCCTCACCGAGTTGGCGCAAGCCAAATACGAAGACGGATCGACCCCGGACATCGAAGACGTCATGCACGTGTCCACATTCCTGTTCGCGGCCGGCACTGAGACGACGACGAAACTCGTGAGTGCAGCCGTGCGGATCATCGGCGAGGATCCGCAAATTCAAGCATCCCTCCGCGAAGATCGAAGCAAAATTCCTGCTTTCCTCGAGGAGACGTTGCGTATGGAGAGTCCGGTAAAAGCCCATTTCAGGCTCGCGCGTACTACGACGACCGTCGGTGACGTAGAGGTGCCCGCGGGCACGACGGTCATGTTGCTGCCGGGGGCGTGCAATCGCGACGAACGAAAGTTCAACGATCCCAACACGTTTAGACCTGACCGACCAAATGTACGGGAACAGATCGCTTTCATCCGAGGCCCCCACTCCTGTCCAGGCGCCCCCTTAGCCCGAGCAGAGGCGCGGATCTCGACGAACCGAATCCTCGACCGCCTGGGCGACATTGCGATCTCTGAGGAGCATCACGGGCCGGCAAGCCAGCGTCACTACGATTACGAACCCACTTTCATCCTGCGCGGCCTACGCGAGTTGTACGTGACGTTCACACCGCTCGACTGA
- a CDS encoding IS3 family transposase (programmed frameshift) translates to MATNKRRRHTPDQIIRKLAEGNKLLGTGQQLSEVCRHLEITESTWHRWVAQYGGMKASDAKRLKELEAENARLKKLVANQALDIDMLKEIFVGKLLTPNRKRSAAAMLRERFGVSERRACAVVGIHRSTMRLQPAPISDEEAQLRAWLRAFSTQRPRWGWRRAAIAARRAGWKVNNKRIRRLWREEGLRVPQRRRKKRLTGIGAQVGAMCPIRPNAIWAMDFQFDTTADGRTLKMLNVIDEFTREALAIEVDRAINADGVVDVLDRLALMHGAPAYVRFDNGPEFIAHAVNDWCRFNGTGSLFIDPGAPWQNAWIESFNGRLRDELLNSWRFDSLQEAQIIIEDWRIDYNANRPHSAHNGLTPAEFALQWTTTHQPQAA, encoded by the exons ATGGCAACGAACAAGCGCCGGCGGCACACGCCGGATCAGATCATCCGCAAGCTCGCCGAGGGCAACAAGCTCCTTGGAACCGGGCAGCAACTCAGCGAAGTGTGTCGCCACCTCGAGATCACCGAGTCGACCTGGCATCGCTGGGTCGCCCAGTACGGCGGGATGAAGGCCAGCGACGCCAAACGCCTCAAGGAACTTGAGGCCGAGAACGCCAGGCTCAAGAAGCTGGTCGCCAACCAGGCCCTTGACATCGACATGCTCAAGGAGATCT TCGTCGGGAAACTTCTGACCCCGAACCGCAAGCGCAGCGCCGCGGCGATGCTGCGCGAGCGGTTCGGGGTCTCCGAACGGCGGGCGTGCGCGGTGGTCGGCATCCACCGTTCCACCATGCGTCTGCAACCAGCGCCGATCAGCGATGAGGAGGCCCAGTTGCGGGCCTGGCTACGCGCGTTCTCCACCCAGCGGCCCCGCTGGGGATGGCGCCGTGCTGCGATCGCGGCACGGCGAGCTGGCTGGAAGGTCAACAACAAGCGCATCCGCCGCCTGTGGCGCGAGGAAGGCCTGCGGGTTCCGCAGCGCCGCAGGAAGAAACGCTTGACCGGCATCGGTGCGCAGGTCGGGGCGATGTGCCCGATCCGCCCGAATGCGATCTGGGCGATGGATTTTCAGTTCGACACCACCGCCGACGGACGAACGTTGAAGATGCTCAACGTAATCGATGAGTTCACCCGCGAAGCCCTGGCGATCGAGGTCGACCGGGCCATCAACGCCGACGGCGTGGTCGACGTCCTTGACCGTCTGGCCCTGATGCATGGGGCACCGGCCTACGTGCGGTTCGACAACGGACCCGAGTTCATCGCCCATGCTGTCAACGACTGGTGCCGCTTCAACGGCACCGGCTCGCTATTCATCGATCCCGGAGCCCCCTGGCAGAACGCCTGGATCGAGTCATTCAACGGCCGACTGCGCGACGAGCTACTCAACTCCTGGCGCTTCGACTCCCTGCAAGAAGCCCAAATCATCATCGAAGATTGGAGAATCGACTACAACGCCAACCGGCCTCACTCCGCCCACAATGGGCTCACCCCAGCCGAGTTCGCCCTACAGTGGACCACGACCCACCAACCGCAAGCCGCATAG